The Persephonella sp. KM09-Lau-8 nucleotide sequence TATCAAAACTGCACTATTACACAATAGAAACAAATCCAAATATGATTGTAGATAAAAGAAGTTTAAAAGGAAAAAGAAAATCAAACCATATAGTAGTTAGAATAGGAAAAGCTTTCGGTGCACTAAGGATTAAAATACCAGAAGGAATAAATGCAAATCATCTAAAACTAATCTGGAGAGAGGAAGGATATATAGATGTTTTATTGAACTATGAACAACCATTAGAAAATCAGCAATTAGACAAAGAGCAGTTTATTTCAATAGACATAGGAATAAACAACTTTATATCAGCAGTATCAAATAAAGAAAATATAAGAAGTTTCATAGTAAATGGAAATCCACTAAAAGCATTTAACCAGTGGGTAAACAAACTATCAGCAAAACTGCAAAGGGAGGGGAAAGAAAAAGAGCATAAAATACTTTGGAGATACAGAAATAAGAGAGTAAACCAGTTTTTTGCAAGCATAACAAACTTACTTGTTTCACTGTCTTTAAGAGAAAACATAGGAACAATAGTAATATCAAAAGGCTTAATGGAAGAATATCAGAAAGAAGGAACAAAAGGAAAAAAATTTAATCAAACATTTAGAACTATTCCATTAGGAAAATTCATCCAAATGCTTAAGTATAAATGTGATATAGCAGATATAGATTTAAAAATAGCAGAAGAAGAAAGCTATACATCAAAAACATCGTCTATAACTGGAGATTTAGAAAAGAAAGAATTTAACGGCAAAAGAGTAAAAAGAGGTCTTTTCAAAGATCATAAGACGGGTAAGGTTTACAATGCAGATTTAAACGGGGCATTAAACATAGCAATTAAGGAGTTAGGAGAAAAAGCAAGGGAGCAGTTTTTAAAACTACCAAACTGGTTAGACAAGTTATCAAGGCCAATAAAACTCAATTTATTCAGCAAGTATTCGGCGAGTGTTTTAAAGGACATAGCCGATAGTAATTCCCTATCAGATGATAGGCGAAGGACACTTTCAGAAACATTTTGTTAGGTTTTATTATATTTTATAGTGTTTCTGAGGTGTCCTAAAATCTGAAAGCTCTGTATAAAGATATTATTCCTGTTATAAATGCTAAAATCAAAATTATTAGTCCTATGGTTTCTTTTTGAACGCTGTAAAAAAGGGCAGAAGCAATTAATAGTCCTACAAATAGAATCGCAAAAGCTATTTTACCAGTCTGAAGTTTATAAAATGTCTGGAGTTCTTCCAAATCCTTGAAAACAATCTGGAAGGTCATTCTTTCTCTTAGAATTAGCCTGTATAAATGCTCAATCTTAAA carries:
- a CDS encoding RNA-guided endonuclease TnpB family protein — encoded protein: MNSITLTLSIQISKKSAVNKLQRASKTFQHFKNLVYITALEYFKHTKSIKPFLYVSFLEKYIKGKERLPFENEKIREIQIQLINLWQTQIGSDTAKMLVNVLVREFKSIVEKWKKGEKASLPLPRKLSKLHYYTIETNPNMIVDKRSLKGKRKSNHIVVRIGKAFGALRIKIPEGINANHLKLIWREEGYIDVLLNYEQPLENQQLDKEQFISIDIGINNFISAVSNKENIRSFIVNGNPLKAFNQWVNKLSAKLQREGKEKEHKILWRYRNKRVNQFFASITNLLVSLSLRENIGTIVISKGLMEEYQKEGTKGKKFNQTFRTIPLGKFIQMLKYKCDIADIDLKIAEEESYTSKTSSITGDLEKKEFNGKRVKRGLFKDHKTGKVYNADLNGALNIAIKELGEKAREQFLKLPNWLDKLSRPIKLNLFSKYSASVLKDIADSNSLSDDRRRTLSETFC